A window of Limosilactobacillus sp. WILCCON 0051 genomic DNA:
AAGGTTCGTGTCGAGGATGGTTTGCCTAAGCCAGAGACGGTTGCTGAGTTAAACAAGCTATATCAGCAGCTGGATCTGTTGCATACCGACCGCGAGACAGTACGCCGTCTTTTGCAGCTGGATCTGTTAAAAGTGATTCGTAAGGATGCGATTCAAGCCAATCATCAAATGACGCCCGATACTTTGGGGATCATGATGGCCTACTTGATTGAAAAAATCATTGATCGCAATCATCCATATACGATTTTTGATCCGGCAGTAGGAACGGCTAATCTACTAACAACGGTCATGAACCACCTGCAAGAAGCCATTGATCAGCCAGTACAGGGATACGGAATCGATAATGATGATGAGCTGCTGGCAGTTGCCAGCGTCAGCGTCTCATTACAAAGAGAGCCGGTTGAGCTGTTTCACCAAGATGCCATTGAGCCTTTGACGATTCCGCAAAGTGATTTGGCGGTTTCAGATCTGCCAGTTGGATACTATCCGCTTGATGAAAATACGAAAAATTATCAGACGCGTGCTGAAAAAGGACATTCATACGTTCATCATCTGTTGATCGAACAATCAATGAATTATCTTAAACCAGGCGGCTTTGGCGTATTTTTGGTACCATCGAATCTCTTCCAAACTGAAGAGACGATGGGCTTTGTTAAGTGGATCCACTCGGTAGCGCATTTCCAAGGATTGATCAATCTGCCAGCTGATCTTTTTAAGAATCAAGCTGCTCAAAAATCGATTCTTCTTTTGCAGCGTCAAGGTGGTGGCAGTCATCAAGCCAAGCAGGTTTTGTTGGGCAGTTTTCCGTCAGTCAAGAAGCGTGCTGAATTTGTAGCCTTTATGAATCAGATTGATGCATGGGTAGCTGCAAATCTTAAAAGTTGAGAGTTAGTAAAAGGAGAGATTACGCCAATGTCAAAAACGATTGCTGTTAATGCCGGCAGTTCGACCGTCAAGTTCAAGCTGTTTGACATGCCAAGCGAAGAAGTAGTAGCAGAAGGCCAGATTGAACGTATCGGTCTGGAAGTTGGCCATGCCGAAATCAAGTATGGTGACGGTCAAAAGTTGAAAGAAGATAAGCCATTCGCTGACCATGAAGCTGCAGTTCAATATCTGCTCAAGCAGCTGCTGGATTTGAAGATTGTTGCCAGCTATGATGAAATTACGGCTGTTGGTCACCGGATTGTTGCTGGTGGTGAATACTTTAAGGATTCAGTTGTCATCGATGAAGACGTTATGAACAAGATCGATGCGCTGGCTGAATATGCACCATTGCATGACCCAGCTGAATTACAAGGTATCAAGGCCTTTAAGGAAGTCTTGCCGGATGCATTTGCAGTTGCCGTTTTTGACACTGCTTTCCATGCTAATATGCCAAAAATGAATGCCCTCTATAGCGTTCCTTATGAATGGTACGAGAAGTATGGTGCCCGTAAGTATGGTGCTCACGGTACCAGTCACCGTTACGTAGCGGCTCGGGCAGCTGAAATGCTTGGCCGACCATTGGAAGAATTGAAGCTGATTACCTGCCACATTGGTGCTGGGGCTTCAATTACTGCTATTAAAGGTGGCAAGTCCTTTGACACTTCAATGGGCTTTTCACCATTAGCCGGGGTTACGATGGCTACTCGTTCTGGGGATGTTGATCCATCATTGGTTGCTTTCGTCCAAAAGAAGCTGGGCGTTTCTAGCGATGAAATGGTTGACATGCTTAACCACAAATCCGGTCTGTTGGGGATTTCTGGCGTTTCCAGCGACATGCGCGATGTTGAAAAGGCCAAAAACGAAGGCAACGAGCGTGCACAGTTGGCTTGGGACATCTATGTCAACCGGATCGTTCGCTACATTGGCGCCTACATTGCTGAACTGGGTGGAGCAGATGCCATTGTCTTTACTGCGGGTGTTGGTGAGAACAGTATCACCGTTCGTCAGGCCGTAGCTGACAAGCTGGGCTACTTTGGTATTGCGATTGATCCAGAAAAGAACAACATTCGTGGCGTAGAGCGTGATCTGTCGACTGATGATGCTAAGATCAAGACGCTGCTGATTCCAACTAACGAAGAATTAATGATCGTTCATGATATCGAACGACTTAAAAAAGCCAGCAAGTAGTTGCTGTTAAAATCAAAATGGGACGCTGGTGAGCGTCCCATTTTTGTGTTTAGGAGTGATAATGATGCGTTTTGTGACTTCTGATACCCACTTTTTGGATCAGCATCTGTTAGGAGTTGACGATTTTGCGCCACGGCCTTTTGCTGATACCAAACAGATGGATGAGCAGATTATTGAACACTGGAATGCTAAGGTTGCCGAAAATGACATTGTATATCATTTGGGCGATATTGCCGTATATTTTGCTAAGCCAGCCAAGCGAGCCGATGAGGCGATTTTTGAGATTTTAAATGCGCTGCATGGTCACCTGGTACTGATCAAAGGCAATCATGATCGAAGAGAACTGTTTAAATATCTGGCTGCTCATAATTATGACTTAAATGGTCAGCCTAAATTCAGCTTTCATGATGTTGGGGCTTTAATCAAGTATAATCATTGTCAGTGCTATCTAACGCATTATCCAATGATGCTGGGGATTGCGCCACGGATTATAAATCTGCATGGTCATATTCATCACTATGCCGTTCCAGTAAAAGAAAACGTTAATGTCGGGATTGATTCCCCGGAACTGGAATATCTGAAAAAACGGCCGGCATTTGGCGAGCCCTTGACACTGGCAGAGGTTGAGACGATTGCCCGGATCAAGGCAGAAAAGCTGACTCGACATTAGATCATAGCAGTGAGTATAATAGTTTGGATATTTATTAAAACGAGAAAGGAGTGGCTGATATCAATCGCAGTAAAGTTGAAGAATACATTGAACGTCGCCAGATGCAGCGGCAAGGCGTTTTTCGGGTTCTACAGCAAGATCAGCAGCATTTTTTGATCAACAATCATCCTTACACGCTGGTTGCTGACTACAAAAACGCTTTTAATTCCGAGGCACTTGCTGATCGTTTTAGTTCCATTCTGGGTAAATATGACTATATAGTCGGTGATTGGGGATATGGACAGCTGCGATTGCGTGGCTTCTATGGTCCTGATAATCCACAGTATAATCCTGAACAGGGGATGCAGACGATTCAAGACTATCTGTATGAAGACTGCAACTTTGGCTGTGCCTATTTCATCATCCATAATCAAGAGGTGCAGCTGCCAAGAAAGAATCGGCGGTCTGGCAGACGTTTTTCAAATCGGCACAAAGCTTCTGGGAACAGTAAAAAACATCAGTCGGGCGCAGCTGTCAAAGAGGTTCGACAATCACTCAAGCAGCCGCCTTTAAAAGAACGTAAAAACCAAGAAGTACGTCGCGTAAAAACCGGTAAGCATCGTCAAAAACTGATAGTGAAAAATAAGAATAATAAGCGAGAGAAAGCATGAAACAATATCAAGGCTATTTTATCGATTTAGATGGTACGGTCTATCGCGGTAAGGAAAGAATCCCAGCCGCTGCACGTTTTATCAAGCGCTTGCAGGAGCATCAGCGAGAGATTCTGTTTGTTACCAACAATAGTACCCGCAGTCCCAAAGAAGTTGCTGCCAATCTAAGAGCAAATCATGATATTAACGTGACGGCGGCTAATGTATATACCTCAGCAATGGCAACCGCTGATTATTTGGTACAGCATGCTGGCCAAAAGCGCCGAGTATACGTAATCGGGGAACGAGGACTAAAAGATGCTTTGTTAAATAAGGGAATGCAATTGACTGATCAAGATCCTGACTATGTCGTTGTTGGCTTGGATCGTAACGTGACTTATGAGCAGTTTAAGATTGCAACGCTTTGTATTCGAGCTGGTGCTGTTTTTATCGGTACGAATGGGGATACCAATCTGCCAAGCGAAGAAGGGATGATTCCGAGTGCTGGTGCTTTGGTTGAACTGGTTCGCTATGCCACACAGCAAGAACCAATCATGATCGGCAAGCCACAAAAAACCATTGTTGAAATGGCTTTAAAGGCTAGCGGACTGAAAAAATCAGAGGTATTGATGGTCGGCGATAACTATCAGACCGATGTAAAAGCAGGTATTAATACTGGAGTTGATACGCTTCTTGTCTATACCGGTCTTTCAAAGCCAGCTGATATTGAACATGTGGAGACTAAACCAACTTATACGGTGAAGACGCTTGATGAATGGAACGTTTAGAAAACAAATAGTTGAAGCCATCGGGACAATCCTTGCGTTGCTGCTGATAACTATCGCAGCGGCTGGGCTTGCCCTTTTTTTAACCTTGCTGATCTCGCCGTTGCTTTTAAGGATTCCGTCGCACTTTTTGAATCTTTCAAATGCAGTGGTTTTAAAAGATTATCGTCATTTATTAATGTATCTTGTTCAGCCTTGGCCACAGCCGCCTTTGCATCTAGCTGGGATTCCAATGACTGAAAGTGCCGTTGAGCATTTTAGCGATGTCAGACATTTGATCATAACGGCATTAGCTATAACTGGATTGGCATTATTTGGCGCATGTGGAATCATGCAGTATGAAAAAAAGACCTGGCAGCTTTGGAAACTGTCAGGTCTATTGAAGAATCTATTAGCATTGTTGATAGTCGTCGGGATGATGATTATCATAGATTTTGATGACTTTTTTATCAAATTCCATTATCTTGCTTTTTCCAATATGAATTGGGTGTTTTCACCGACCAGCAATCCAATTATTAATTTGTTTCCCGATGATTTTTTCGCGATGCTGTTTGGAATCTGGTGGCTATTCACCATCCTGCTCTTGAGTTTGATTCAATGGCGAATCAACCGTTACTTGAGCAGACTTATTTGAGAGCTTTGATTTAATAAAGCTGATTACGGCAGGCATCAGGGTAACCACAATGATTGCCAGAATGATTGCCGAGAAGTGAGCCTGGACAAAAGGAAGATTGCCAAAGAAATAGCCGCACGAACAACAGATTGCAACCCAGCTTACACATCCGACGATGCTGTAGCGGATAAAGCGCCGATATGGGAAACCGGATCCAGCTGCAGCAAAAGGAGCAAAAGTACGAATGATTGGCATATACCGAGCCAGGATGATCGCAGGAGCACCATGTTTTTCAAAGAATGCCTCTGCTTTTTCAAGGCTCTGTTTATCGATCAGTTTTCCGAACCATGAGTGATTTGACAGGCTCTTACCGATTCTTTGACCGATCAGGAAGTTAATTGAATCACCTAAAAGACATGACATTAAGAATCCAAATGCAAAAATCCAGATATTTAAGTGGTAGCTTGCATTTGCAGCTAGTGCACTGGCTGCAAATAGCAGTGAGTCACCAGGCAGGAATGGTAAAATTACCGCGCCGGTTTCGATAAAAATGATCAGAAACAGGATTAGGTAGCTGGCATCGCCAAACTGATTAACGATCTGAATCAGATGGGTGTCAATGTGAAGGATAAAATCGATTAAAGTCGACATATAAAACTCCTTTTATTTTTCTTATATTCAATTATCGCTAAGATTTTAACAGCAATTAGGTTTTTTTTGAAGAATAATCATTAAATTAAACAAAAACGTAAACTATTTTAAATCATTCAGTAAATTCACTTTTTATAACATAGACAATAATGCTGACTTCGAATTATATTGATCGTGATTTGAGGGCCGTTTTATAGTTGTGGAGTTTTAAAGTTTGTGTTTTGAAAAAACGTTTAAAAAATATAGAAATAGCATTGACGAAAACTCAGAATATCGGTATAGTAGTTATCGTTGTCGATGAGGCAGACGCTGATGACAGTCAGATTTGCTTCTAGCAGTTATTAACGATTTAAAAAAATGTTGTTGACAGCTGCGCGACTTCATGATATATTATTCTAGTCGCTTGTTTAAAACGTTTGAAAAAAAGAATTAAAAAAGTTCTTGACAAATGATTAACAAGTGTTAAAATAATAAATGTTGTAACTGATCAATTGAATCGGTTACATGGTAGACCTTTGAAAACTGAATACAGTTTCGACGAACACAAATGTGCGGGGTCATCAATTATTACGATTGATGCAAAACATTTGCGAAGTCAATTCGCTTAATTTAAATTTGAGCTTTTCAAGTTCTTATATTTTATATGAGAGTTTGATCCTGGCTCAGGATGAACGCCGGCGGTGTGCCTAATACATGCAAGTCGAACGCGTTGGCCCAACTGATTGAACGTGCTTGCACGGACTTGACGTTGGTTTACCAGCGAGTGGCGGACGGGTGAGTAACACGTAGGTAACCTGCCCCAAAGCGGGGGATAACATTTGGAAACAGATGCTAATACCGCATAACAGTTTGAATCGCATGATTCAAACTTAAAAGATGGTTTCGGCTATCACTTTGGGATGGACCTGCGGCGCATTAGCTTGTTGGTAGGGTAACGGCCTACCAAGGCTGTGATGCGTAGCCGAGTTGAGAGACTGATCGGCCACAATGGAACTGAGACACGGTCCATACTCCTACGGGAGGCAGCAGTAGGGAATCTTCCACAATGGGCGCAAGCCTGATGGAGCAACACCGCGTGAGTGAAGAAGGGTTTCGGCTCGTAAAGCTCTGTTGTTAGAGAAGAACGTGCGTGAGAGCAACTGTTCACGCAGTGACGGTATCTAACCAGAAAGTCACGGCTAACTACGTGCCAGCAGCCGCGGTAATACGTAGGTGGCAAGCGTTATCCGGATTTATTGGGCGTAAAGCGAGCGCAGGCGGTTTGATAAGTCTGATGTGAAAGCCTTTGGCTTAACCAAAGAAGTGCATCGGAAACTGTCAGACTTGAGTGCAGAAGAGGACAGTGGAACTCCATGTGTAGCGGTGGAATGCGTAGATATATGGAAGAACACCAGTGGCGAAGGCGGCTGTCTGGTCTGCAACTGACGCTGAGGCTCGAAAGCATGGGTAGCGAACAGGATTAGATACCCTGGTAGTCCATGCCGTAAACGATGAGTGCTAGGTGTTGGAGGGTTTCCGCCCTTCAGTGCCGCAGCTAACGCATTAAGCACTCCGCCTGGGGAGTACGACCGCAAGGTTGAAACTCAAAGGAATTGACGGGGGCCCGCACAAGCGGTGGAGCATGTGGTTTAATTCGAAGCTACGCGAAGAACCTTACCAGGTCTTGACATCTTGCGCCAACCCTAGAGATAGGGCGTTTCCTTCGGGAACGCAATGACAGGTGGTGCATGGTCGTCGTCAGCTCGTGTCGTGAGATGTTGGGTTAAGTCCCGCAACGAGCGCAACCCTTGTTACTAGTTGCCAGCATTCAGTTGGGCACTCTAGTGAGACTGCCGGTGACAAACCGGAGGAAGGTGGGGACGACGTCAGATCATCATGCCCCTTATGACCTGGGCTACACACGTGCTACAATGGACGGTACAACGAGTCGCGAACTCGCGAGGGCAAGCTAATCTCTTAAAACCGTTCTCAGTTCGGACTGCAGGCTGCAACTCGCCTGCACGAAGTCGGAATCGCTAGTAATCGCGGATCAGCATGCCGCGGTGAATACGTTCCCGGGCCTTGTACACACCGCCCGTCACACCATGAGAGTTTGCAACACCCAAAGTCGGTGGGGTAACCCTTCGGGGAGCTAGCCGCCTAAGGTGGGGCAGATGATTAGGGTGAAGTCGTAACAAGGTAGCCGTAGGAGAACCTGCGGCTGGATCACCTCCTTTCTAAGGAATTAATCGGAAACCTGCACATTCGTTGAAACTGCGTTCAGTTTTGAGGGGTTTACCACCTCATCTCAATAATCGTTCGCTTGTTGGGTCTATAGCTCAGTTGGTTAGAGCGCACGCCTGATAAGCGTGAGGTCGGTGGTTCGAGTCCACTTAGACCCATATATGGGGAATTAGCTCAGCTGGGAGAGCACCTGCTTTGCAAGCAGGAGGTCATCGGTTCGATCCCGTTATTCTCCATTGCCAGTCGTTTGACTGGTGCTTGTACTTTGAAAACTAAATAATATTTATTTCTTTATTCACAATTAAACCGAGAACACCGCGTTATTTGAGTTTTATTAACGAAATTAATCGCATACTCAATAACTGAGGTGATCGTAAGATCATCAAGGTTAAGTTATGAAGGGCGCATGGTGAATGCCTTGGTACTAGGAGCCGATGAAGGACGGGACTAACACCGATATGCTTCGGGGAGCGGTAAGTACGCTTTGATCCGGAGATTTCCGAATGGGGAAACCCAATCATCTTAGTCGATGATTGCCTGAGCAGTGAATACATAGCTGTCAGGCGGTAGACGCAGTGAACTGAAACATCTAAGTAGCTGCAGGAAGAGAAAGAAAATTCGATTCCCTGAGTAGCGGCGAGCGAAACGGGAAGAGCCCAAACCAACGAGCTTGCTTGTTGGGGTTGTAGGACTGAACATTTGAGTTACCAAAGTGCGACGTAGTTGAAGTCGTTGGGAAGCGACGCCAAAGATGGTGATAGCCCAGTAAACGAAACGTCACACTCTCAGTTCAGGATCCTGAGTACGGCGGGACACGTGAAACCCCGTCGGAATCCGCGAGGACCATCTCGCAAGGCTAAATACTCCCTAGTGACCGATAGTGAACCAGTACCGTGAGGGAAAGGTGAAAAGCACCCCGGGAGGGGAGTGAAACAGTTCCTGAAACCATGTGCCTACAAGCTGTCGGAGCACATTTACGTGTGACGGCGTGCCTCTTGCAGAATGAACCGGCGAGTCATGATTGCGTGCAAGGTTAAGGTGGAAAAACCGGAGCCGCAGCGAAAGCGAGTCTGAAATGGGCGTACGAAGTACGCAGTTATGTACCCGAAACCAGGTGACCTACCCATGTCCAGGTTGAAGGTGCGGTAAAACGCACTGGAGGACCGAACCCGTATCAGTTGAAAATGGTTGGGATGAGGTGTGGGTAGCGGTGAAATTCCAAACGAACTTGGAGATAGCTGGTTCTCTCCGAAATCTCTTTAGGGGGAGCCTCGAGGTTTAGAATCATGGAGGTAGAGCACTGTTTGGACTAGGGGCCCGTCATGGGTTACTGACTTCAGATAAACTCCGAATGCCATTGATTTTTACTCGGGAGTCACACGGTGAGTGATAAGATCCATCGTGGAAAGGGGAACAGCCCAGATCATCAGCTAAGGTCCCTAAATATATGCTAAGTGGAAAAGGATGTGGAATTGCACAGACAACTAGGATGTTGGCTCAGAAGCAGCCATCATTTAAAGAGTGCGTAATAGCTCACTAGTCGAGTGACTCTGCGCCGAAAATGTACCGGGGCTAAGCATATTACCGAAGCTATGGATGCATCCATCAGGATGCGTGGTAGGAGAGCGTTCCAAGGGCGATGAAGTCAGACCGTAAGGACTGGTGGAGCGCTTGGAAGTGAGAATGCCGGTATGAGTAGCGAAAGACAGGTGAGAATCCTGTCCACCGAATGACTAAGGTTTCCTGGGGAAGGCTCGTCCTCCCAGGGTTAGTCGGGACCTAAGTCGAGGCCGAGAGGCGTAGACGATGGACAACAGGTTGATATTCCTGTACCAGTTGATTGTGCTTGAGTGATGGAGTGACGCAGAAGGCTAAGCGATCCGGACGATTGGAAGTGTCCGGCCAAGCAGCAAGTCAGTTGATGAGTCAAATGCTTATCAGCAGGTTGACAAGCTGTGACGGGGAGCGAAATTATAGTAGCGAAGTCGTTGATGTCACGCTGCCGAGAAAAGCTTCTAGCGAATAATCAACTGCCCGTACCGCAAACCGACACAGGTAGTCGAGGAGAGTATCCTAAGGTGAGCGAGCGAACTCTCGTTAAGGAACTCGGCAAAATGACCCCGTAACTTCGGGAGAAGGGGTGCTGATCGCAAGATCAGCCGCAGTGAAAAGGCCCAGGCGACTGTTTATCAAAAACACAGGTTTCTGCAAAATCGTAAGATGAAGTATAGGGGCTGACGCCTGCCCGGTGCTGGAAGGTTAAAAGGAAGAGTTAGCTTCGGCGAAGCCCTGAATTGAAGCCCCAGTAAACGGCGGCCGTAACTATAACGGTCCTAAGGTAGCGAAATTCCTTGTCGGGTAAGTTCCGACCCGCACGAAAGGCGTAACGATCTGGGCACTGTCTCAACGAGAGACTCGGTGAAATTGAATTGCCTGTGAAGATGCAGGCTACCCGCGACAGGACGGAAAGACCCCATGGAGCTTTACTGTAGCTTGATATTGAGTGCTTGTACTGCTTGTACAGGATAGGTAGGAGCCATAGAAGCCAGGACGCTAGTTTTGGCAGAGGCGCTGGTGGGATACTACCCTTGCATTATGATCACTCTAACCCGCACCACTGATCGTGGTGGGAGACAGTGTCAGGTGGGCAGTTTGACTGGGGCGGTCGCCTCCCAAAAGATAACGGAGGCGCCCAAAGGTTCGCTCAGAATGGTTGGAAATCATTCGCAGAGTGTAAAGGCACAAGCGAGCTTGACTGCGAGACAGACAGGTCGAGCAGGGACGAAAGTCGGGCTTAGTGATCCGGTGGTTCCGCATGGAAGGGCCATCGCTCAACGGATAAAAGCTACCCTGGGGATAACAGGCTTATCTCCCCCAAGAGTCCACATCGACGGGGAGGTTTGGCACCTCGATGTCGGCTCATCGCATCCTGGGGCTGTAGTCGGTCCCAAGGGTTGGGCTGTTCGCCCATTAAAGCGGTACGCGAGCTGGGTTCAGAACGTCGTGAGACAGTTCGGTCCCTATCCGTCGCGGGCGTAGGAAATTTGAGAGGACCTGTCCTTAGTACGAGAGGACCGGGATGGACATACCGCTGGTGTACCAGTTGTTCCGCCAGGAGCATCGCTGGGTAGCTATGTATGGATGAGATAAACGCTGAAAGCATCTAAGCGTGAAACTCGCCTCAAGATGAGATTTCCCATTCCTTATGGAAGTAAGACCCCTCAGAGATGATGAGGTAGATAGGATGGAAGTGGAAGTGCCGCGAGGCATGGAGCGGACCATTACTAATCGGTCGAGGACTTAACCAAGTTTAGGGTGTTTCGATTGAACGTGAGAAGAATAGATATTGTTTAGTTTTGAGAGTGCAAGCTCTCAGTCCTGAAAAGGATTAGTGTGGTGATGATGGCTTGAAGGATACACCTGTTCCCATGCCGAACACAGAAGTTAAGCTTCAACGCGCCGAAAGTAGTTGGGGGATCGCTCCCTGCGAGGATAGGGCATTGCCATGCATTATGGAGGATTAGCTCAGTTGGGAGAGCATCTGCCTTACAAGCAGAGGGTCACAGGTTCGAGCCCTGTATCCTCCATTGAGCATTATGCTCATGAGCCGTTAGCTCAGTCGGTAGAGCATCTGACTTTTAATCAGAGGGTCGACGGTTCGAACCCGTCACGGCTCATTGCCATAGAGAGGCTTTGAGATGCGGAATACCGTAATTTTGCGCCGACTTAGCTCAGTTGGCAGAGCACCTGTCTTGTAAACAGGGGGTCGGAGGTTCGAGCCCTCTAGTCGGCATCTTGAATATTATGCGGAAGTAGTTCAGTGGTAGAACATCACCTTGCCATGGTGGGGGTCGCGGGTTCGAATCC
This region includes:
- a CDS encoding class I SAM-dependent methyltransferase, encoding MATPEQLFVPFDRATELLQADLNSSYLDAFLENAENLVDNGKVRVEDGLPKPETVAELNKLYQQLDLLHTDRETVRRLLQLDLLKVIRKDAIQANHQMTPDTLGIMMAYLIEKIIDRNHPYTIFDPAVGTANLLTTVMNHLQEAIDQPVQGYGIDNDDELLAVASVSVSLQREPVELFHQDAIEPLTIPQSDLAVSDLPVGYYPLDENTKNYQTRAEKGHSYVHHLLIEQSMNYLKPGGFGVFLVPSNLFQTEETMGFVKWIHSVAHFQGLINLPADLFKNQAAQKSILLLQRQGGGSHQAKQVLLGSFPSVKKRAEFVAFMNQIDAWVAANLKS
- a CDS encoding acetate/propionate family kinase; this translates as MSKTIAVNAGSSTVKFKLFDMPSEEVVAEGQIERIGLEVGHAEIKYGDGQKLKEDKPFADHEAAVQYLLKQLLDLKIVASYDEITAVGHRIVAGGEYFKDSVVIDEDVMNKIDALAEYAPLHDPAELQGIKAFKEVLPDAFAVAVFDTAFHANMPKMNALYSVPYEWYEKYGARKYGAHGTSHRYVAARAAEMLGRPLEELKLITCHIGAGASITAIKGGKSFDTSMGFSPLAGVTMATRSGDVDPSLVAFVQKKLGVSSDEMVDMLNHKSGLLGISGVSSDMRDVEKAKNEGNERAQLAWDIYVNRIVRYIGAYIAELGGADAIVFTAGVGENSITVRQAVADKLGYFGIAIDPEKNNIRGVERDLSTDDAKIKTLLIPTNEELMIVHDIERLKKASK
- a CDS encoding TIGR01457 family HAD-type hydrolase; the protein is MKQYQGYFIDLDGTVYRGKERIPAAARFIKRLQEHQREILFVTNNSTRSPKEVAANLRANHDINVTAANVYTSAMATADYLVQHAGQKRRVYVIGERGLKDALLNKGMQLTDQDPDYVVVGLDRNVTYEQFKIATLCIRAGAVFIGTNGDTNLPSEEGMIPSAGALVELVRYATQQEPIMIGKPQKTIVEMALKASGLKKSEVLMVGDNYQTDVKAGINTGVDTLLVYTGLSKPADIEHVETKPTYTVKTLDEWNV
- a CDS encoding VTT domain-containing protein, with protein sequence MSTLIDFILHIDTHLIQIVNQFGDASYLILFLIIFIETGAVILPFLPGDSLLFAASALAANASYHLNIWIFAFGFLMSCLLGDSINFLIGQRIGKSLSNHSWFGKLIDKQSLEKAEAFFEKHGAPAIILARYMPIIRTFAPFAAAGSGFPYRRFIRYSIVGCVSWVAICCSCGYFFGNLPFVQAHFSAIILAIIVVTLMPAVISFIKSKLSNKSAQVTVDSPLNQTQEQDGE
- a CDS encoding metallophosphoesterase, producing the protein MRFVTSDTHFLDQHLLGVDDFAPRPFADTKQMDEQIIEHWNAKVAENDIVYHLGDIAVYFAKPAKRADEAIFEILNALHGHLVLIKGNHDRRELFKYLAAHNYDLNGQPKFSFHDVGALIKYNHCQCYLTHYPMMLGIAPRIINLHGHIHHYAVPVKENVNVGIDSPELEYLKKRPAFGEPLTLAEVETIARIKAEKLTRH
- a CDS encoding TIGR01906 family membrane protein → MNGTFRKQIVEAIGTILALLLITIAAAGLALFLTLLISPLLLRIPSHFLNLSNAVVLKDYRHLLMYLVQPWPQPPLHLAGIPMTESAVEHFSDVRHLIITALAITGLALFGACGIMQYEKKTWQLWKLSGLLKNLLALLIVVGMMIIIDFDDFFIKFHYLAFSNMNWVFSPTSNPIINLFPDDFFAMLFGIWWLFTILLLSLIQWRINRYLSRLI
- a CDS encoding YutD family protein, producing MNRSKVEEYIERRQMQRQGVFRVLQQDQQHFLINNHPYTLVADYKNAFNSEALADRFSSILGKYDYIVGDWGYGQLRLRGFYGPDNPQYNPEQGMQTIQDYLYEDCNFGCAYFIIHNQEVQLPRKNRRSGRRFSNRHKASGNSKKHQSGAAVKEVRQSLKQPPLKERKNQEVRRVKTGKHRQKLIVKNKNNKREKA